One Gimesia sp. DNA segment encodes these proteins:
- a CDS encoding DUF1501 domain-containing protein: MQQSLPQQPEVPSAAPLFSRRQFLQTAGGGFSGMALMAMLAGETKAEPHYPAKAKRVIQIFCPGGMSHVDTFDFKPALEKRAGQPFDPDGKLQFFASKPGNCQPGYWKFKRHGESGLWMSDLFPKLANCIDDMSFIYSMHSKTALHGPACFMMNTGFTLPGFPSMGAWVTYGLGSEAEDLPAFVVLPDPRGLPPGGIINWGAGFLPAVHQATTLDTSNPRQPIADLFPPDEFAAQTKQSEQPGLDFLQKLNRLHQQPRSGNSELDARIKAYEMAARLQLSAPEVTDLASETTATRDLYDVDHPEIGPFGRQCLLARRLAERGVRFVQIYCGAENTTAKKIRPNWDSHEDLVRDHGYWGAVLDTGAAALLQDLKQRGMLDDTLVICTTEFGRQPAGQGKQSKGRDHNAGAFTSWLAGGGIKGGVGYGATDELGFKAVESPAYSYDLHATALHLLGIDHTKLTFYHNGIERRLTDVHGHVIQELLS; the protein is encoded by the coding sequence ATGCAGCAGTCGCTGCCGCAGCAGCCAGAAGTGCCCTCAGCGGCGCCACTGTTCTCGCGTCGTCAGTTTCTGCAGACGGCAGGGGGCGGCTTCAGTGGCATGGCCTTAATGGCGATGCTGGCCGGTGAAACGAAGGCTGAACCGCACTATCCTGCCAAGGCGAAACGCGTGATTCAGATTTTCTGTCCGGGTGGAATGAGCCATGTCGACACCTTCGATTTTAAACCGGCATTAGAGAAACGGGCGGGACAGCCCTTTGACCCGGACGGCAAGCTGCAGTTCTTCGCGTCGAAACCGGGCAACTGTCAGCCTGGTTACTGGAAGTTCAAACGGCATGGGGAATCGGGCCTCTGGATGAGTGATCTGTTTCCCAAGCTGGCGAACTGCATTGACGACATGTCGTTCATTTATTCGATGCACAGTAAAACGGCCCTGCATGGCCCCGCCTGTTTCATGATGAATACGGGATTCACGCTGCCCGGCTTTCCCAGCATGGGAGCCTGGGTGACTTACGGTCTGGGGAGCGAAGCGGAGGATCTGCCCGCATTCGTCGTACTGCCCGATCCACGGGGACTGCCTCCCGGTGGCATCATCAACTGGGGCGCCGGATTTCTGCCCGCGGTGCATCAGGCGACGACACTCGATACATCTAATCCCCGGCAGCCCATTGCCGACCTCTTTCCACCGGATGAGTTCGCAGCGCAGACCAAACAGAGCGAACAGCCGGGACTCGACTTCCTCCAGAAACTGAATCGCCTGCATCAGCAACCCCGTTCCGGTAACAGCGAACTGGATGCGCGAATCAAGGCGTATGAGATGGCAGCCCGCCTGCAGTTAAGTGCACCGGAGGTGACCGACCTCGCCTCTGAGACGACCGCGACCCGCGACCTGTATGATGTCGATCATCCCGAAATCGGTCCCTTTGGACGACAGTGTCTGCTGGCGCGGAGACTGGCAGAACGGGGCGTGCGGTTCGTGCAGATTTATTGCGGTGCGGAGAACACGACAGCCAAAAAGATTCGTCCGAACTGGGACAGCCACGAAGACCTGGTCCGCGACCACGGATACTGGGGGGCTGTGCTCGATACCGGAGCCGCCGCTTTACTGCAGGATCTGAAGCAGCGGGGCATGCTGGACGATACGCTCGTCATCTGTACGACCGAGTTTGGTCGACAACCGGCAGGTCAGGGGAAACAGAGTAAGGGTCGTGACCATAACGCGGGTGCCTTTACGTCCTGGCTGGCGGGCGGGGGCATCAAAGGGGGCGTCGGCTATGGGGCCACCGATGAGCTGGGCTTCAAAGCGGTCGAATCGCCGGCTTACAGTTACGATCTGCACGCCACGGC